In the genome of Arachis stenosperma cultivar V10309 chromosome 6, arast.V10309.gnm1.PFL2, whole genome shotgun sequence, the window CaacgcttcttcttcttcttcttctcacgcTTGTTTACGCACGGAgcgtcttcttctttttctttgccttcttcttcgcgttcctcctcctcctcctcctcctcattctcctccttcttttttgtgttccttcttcttcatgtgttttctccttatcgtcattcttttgttgttgttgctgttgtattttttttgtcttttcctccttctctctctgttaaagaagcagtagaaggtgAGGAGAAAAAGTTTTGAACTGTGCAGAACAGAAATGAACCAAACATGTTattatggtgaaacaattgtatagtactaaatgaatggaatattatccattatataaattcaaattcaaacatctttttgcataatgaaccgaacacaTGCTCATGGTGAAATAATTGTATAGTACTGaatgaacgaaacataatccattatataaatttaaattcaaacagctttctgcataatgaaccgaacatGTCATTATAGTGAAATAATTGTATAGTACTGAACgaacgaaacataatccattatataaaatcaaattcaaacagatttatgcataatgaaccgaacacgtactcatggtgaaacaattgtatagtactgagtgaacgaaacataatccattatataaaatcaaattcaaacagtttttcgcataatgaaccgaacacgtacttatggtgaaacaattgtatagtactgagtgaacgaaacataatccactatataaaattaaattcaaatagctttctgcataatgaaccgaacgcctactcatggtgaaacaattgtatagtactgagtgaacgaaacataatccattatataaaatcaaatttaaacagCTCTGCCTATAATTTacatattatcaattcaattcaatttaattcagtACATCTCCGTCCattcaattcaaatcaattcaattcaattcaaattagtaattgcattctattcaattcgattcaAAATTGAATAATCCAAACTTCGTCCGTTTGGTTCGTTTCAGAAGAATAATCCAAATCGCTTTTATTCAACTGATTTGAAATTGAGTCATTCATTGTTTCGATTTAAAAGTgcagatcgaagaagaaaacgaagaagaatAGAAAGAAGATAAATGCAACGTAATCAGATCGAAAGAAAAAAACGAGAAGATGAACGCGACCAGAAGAGAACGACGAAAGCAATGCAGATCAATAAGGAAAAACGcgagcaaagaagaagaagaagaagaagaagaagaagaagaagaagaagaagcgagCAGAAAAGAAGGTTTACGTTGCAGTAGAAGGTTTACTTGAGCAAAGCTTTAGGTTGCAACATGTTATATGTAGCGTGTGTATAACAAACGAGTGAGGGTGGGAGAGGAGCGCATCTGACCAATATTGCTTGAATAACTTGAATGCATTTTTTTCATGAATGTAGagtattattgttaattttaatatgtaaaatatatttaaaatttaaacattgtaaataattaaaattttaataaatcttATACAATTATTGAATTTTATCCTATCATATTAACCAAACCATCTCTGTGTTACTGAGTTGACTAGGGTTTGTGAGTACTCCAACAGGCTAGGTAATgcaattttctctctctctctctctctattttttGGTTATAATCGCAACTCGTTAGGTTTGCGGAAAAATCTTTAGTGGCAGCACCTCAAACACCAAACCTGGCAATAAGGTACTTTACccctattattattattattattattattattaaatcaaatcaaaagttGTCTTCAGAACATTCACTCACCTCCCTTGGTTCTTGGATCTTCGCTTTTTCCTTTCCATCGCTATTGCTGAACGAGGCAGAGAAACAGAGAGTAAATCGTAACCCTAATCCGATTTCAAACAAGAGCAATGGAATCTGCGTCTCGAAGAAGTGGAGGAGGCATCTTCGAAGCCCTTTACAAGGTCCTCATGCGCCGCAATTCCGTCTATGTCACCTTCGTCATCGCCGGCGCTTTCGTCGGTGAACGGGTATCTCTTTCATTCCCTTCGCTTCAGTTGCAGTATCCGATGCTTTATAGTAATTGTTGAAATCCAGCTTTGTAGGAGGGTGAATTTTATCTGGCGGTTAAGGGAATCCATCTTTCAATTGCCACTTTATATGATTTATTGTTGTAATTATTCagttcttttttgttttctttttgttttttctttcttctgaATGAATTTATGACTTTCATTGTGCAAGTTTATTCACATTTGAAGCTCtgatttttgtttttggtttctTCCATGTTTATTTAAGATCTGTTTCTGCGGTTGGAATTGCTGAATGATTCTGTTATTGGGTTGCAGGCTGTGGATTATGGAGTTCACAAGCTCTGGGAGCACAATAATGTTGGGGTAATATGCCTGCCTCACTTATGTTATGCCTTGTGGTTTATCTGTTGATTTTACTTGGATGCCTTGTCATGTGCTGCTTGCTTATTTGTGACGATGATATATTGGATCTACAATGAAACTTGGACGGggtatttttttttgtaggtcATGTTTACATATCTTGTTAATAGCTTTGGCTTTATTAAGATAACAAGTTCTTTGTATGGTATATCCGTTAAAATGGATTAAGCTTATGCAATATCTTCTCTCTATTCTATACCAATGCTCTACTCAGTGGAATAGAACTTGATTGTGCTTGTACTAtggttattaatttattagtatcTCCTGATTCTGCAAATACACTTCATAGGCCAGTAATTCATAAATACTAATTGGAATTAGCTAGTATTGCTTCAAAGTTTTTTGGGAAAATACTAAATGCCTTTGAGTTGATTCTGCAGCATCTAAACAGACAAGGAGCATCAAAACTGGTAGGATGTTTTAGGGTGTGTTTGGCTTGTGTTTTTACCtcctgttttcttttttttttttcttcacaaaattcTGAAAACAGAAATAACTGAAAATTAcaatagaaaatgaaaacacAAACCAAACGAACAGATTTCCTTTATTATGAAGTCTGGAAGAATAAGGAGACTACGCATTTGTTGTCTTAATTCATCAGTTTTTTGCTGTGTTTTCTATCAGCACAAAGATTTTGCCATTGAATTCTAAATTATATAATTGGTCTGTTTTTGTGTGAAACAGAACTTATTAATTGCTCTTTGTTGCTTTTGTggttcttcaattctctgtcTTACTAATATCTTGGCATATTTATCATTTGGGATTCGAGTTATCTACCTTCCAGTTTGCTACTTTATCATGTCACCTGATAGCGTTTGCACATTGCCATTGAattcaatttatacaaatattGATTAATTGTTTACAGTTTTACTGTCACTTTTGCAATTGATTCGTCATGTTGTTTGGAGATGATGCAATCTTGACAGGTGTATCTTGCATTGAACAGTATCAAATTGTATTATCTAAGTTTTGTTAATAACTTTATCCATATGTATTGCTTAGTGTATTGGTAGGCATTAGCCATCGCCTCAAACATGTGCTCAAACATACCCTATATACACTCCTCACCTAGTCACTTGCTCTATATCTGTGGCGGCCCTTTGGCCTTACATTTTCTTTGTCTTGAGAACACAAACTCATCATTTGCTATGTCTGTGGCACATGATTGACCTTGCTATCATAATTCACCTCTTTCTTAAAAGAGGATAAATAAAATGGTCACATAATCCATTATTATATTGTTAGGCAGACCATTTTTTCATAATTAATGATCAACTAAGGTTCTTTTGTAAACGGAGTAACTTCTATTTTCAAGATGATCAAATACCGAGTAGAAATGCCATTGTTGATATGAGTCAAAAGTGGCTATCATAAAATTTGGCCTTGGCTTACGTGCTGTTGATGGGGCTTGTTAGTTGAGAGGGAAGAAGGAGAATGAAATGAATGAGGGAGATCATTGTGTAATGCACTTATGGCGGGCTAACTATTTGGGTTGTTTAGGGCATGTGCCCATTTCGTATTTTCATTTGTTTTCCTTTATTCTATGTTTTCACAGAAGTTTAGTGGTAGTATGTATGTGAGATAATTATGGAAAATTTGTTCCATCAATTCCATCCATGCCAATGAATATCTAATTATGAAGCATTGTTTAAGAGTTGTGGTTTTCATGATAGAGTGATGGCTACTTCTACTGTCAAACTTTTTCAGTATTTTTAACCAATTATATTTTCTTCTGCAGAAACGATATGAAGATATTTCTGTGCTAGGGCAAAGGCAATCCGAAGAGTGAATTGTTGGACCATCTTTTAGCTATTTTGAGGTTTATCATTCATGGAATTTGAATTGAACATCATGAGCTGGAAGTTGCTTCTTTTTTTGCTAATAAGTATCTGATAGTCTTGTGCTTTGCTAAAACTGCTCACTGGAAATATAGAAACATTGAACCAGTTCAAAgctatgtattttttttttctacaatTTGGAAAGAAAACATTGTGTTATTGAAATCTTTGGCTTCAGTGTTGaattatcttaatttttgaagatttagGAATAAGAAAGTACTTTCTGTCTAAATATGTCACCCTTTCCTTACTTTTCATCGCActcaaaatatttattacaaaaaaaaaaaaaattcttttaggGAAAGCTTGAATGTTCGGGATTTACTATTTGACAATTGGGTTTGCTAATCATACTGAATGcattgtgtgtgtgtgtatatatataatatggtTACTACATTATCCAATCATTATATAACGAATATCAGTTATTACTATATAAGTTTAATATCAATTAAATACGTTTAATTTGATATACCGATGGTGTAAgtttttagttatttaattGTCTCTTGTTATGCATATGTAAATGTAATTAAAGGACTAATGGATAAGCAAAGATATAGAAAACACCTAACTTGTACTTTGTTGTCATTTGTCATATCTTCACAAGTTTCTTTGCCTATATTAAGTCAATTGCAGCTttaacatcatcatcatcactagtaacacaacaacaattaatcacagtaattgaagaaaaagagagagaaaagagaagagaaaggagggggggggggggggggaccTAAAAGATTTGTGATTCTAATCTGAGAGAGACACATATAGGAATAACAGGGCGACGGAGAGGGGAGGAGTTGCTTCTGTATCACCTTTTGCTCAGCTTGCTATTTTAGTTCTGTCCCAACTCTATTGTTGTCGTGTTCTATATCGCTATTGGAGCTTCAATCCCACCTCTGCTCAACGTTGTTGTTCTTCCACGGTCTTTCATCTGTCATGATGAGACAGACACGGAGAGAGTCCATGGAAGTCAAACGGAATATGTATATGGGAGTTATTGTCATTTAtatattttgagatttttttgttaaaatagttATGTATTAAGAGTTAAAATGACTATTCAATCTTTATGAACTAAATCCTCGTAGTAGTATTTGAGATTCACAACTTATACTATTTTAGTCccttaaattcaaaattaactATATTAATTAATGAGATCTAGTTTTAGACAACATATTAATGCCTGGACCATTTCCAGCGTTTAAGTCAACGAATAAAATGTAGAGTTAATTCTAACTTACCATGCTAGACACAATATTAAATgatgtttgtttattttaacACTTAAACAAGATAAAAACGAGATCGTTTTAAAGAATGAGGGGAAATAAAACGATTTGCACATTATATaaactcttcttcctcttctcatTTTGCTGTTTTATACTGGACTCCATAGTCATTTATTAGAAGATATATCTTACATGTCTTTAGTAGCATTCTGTAAATGTAACGATTTAATAAATCTAATTTCGAGCCCTCCGTAATGGGATTGGTAATTTGGTAGAGTAGAAGTTCATATTCGTATTCACTGCAaataaatttactaaaatacgATTGCTCAGTTATCTCCTGCATCATCACTCTACGAAACTATACATGTTGCACGGTATTTTGCATAACATCTCAAgtgttaaatttattaatttttggaTGAAAACTTCAGTCATCAAGATTTTGGAATGAAAAATCTATACAAGCCAATAAGCCTCGTTAACAAATCCTCATTGTTGACAGGCTAAGAAAATGCCTTATTACTAATACAGTTCCATGTTACATCGATATAATTATACAAACAATAAATTTAATCTATAGTTCGACCAATCGATATTTGAGGTACAAAAGTAATGATTCATAGTGTAATATAATTTGCAAGAAATTGAGTATCTTAGCAGTTATGAAGATTCGGAAGCAATCATCAGGAATTACTGTTTCACCATGAATGAAGCTTTACAACTACAACCACCAACGGCACTGGGGTTCTCAGTCACCTGCAAATGAAACCAGACATTGATATTTTTTCTAAAGAAAAAAGTCATCAATGATCTTtatccaaaatttaaaaaaaaaaaacatggcAGGGTTGTGATATCATAAGTCGATGACTCAAGTATCCTGAATTCATCATAAAAGGTGATGGAAAACAAATACAGATGTAAATTACACAATTCAAATCCGGTGGATGAAACAAAGGAGTGTTTGCAGTGTTATTTATGACTAAAAAAGGTACCATGAAAAAGCCCAAGGAAAGATTTTGCCACGCATCTACCAAGAGCAACAATGTTCTGTGGGGAAAAAGACCAAATATGTCTATACAGAGACTGAACGTGAATATTGGTCAGTAATAgaaccaacaaaataaaaaagcttAATATTGTATTTGCATAGATGATGATTTTACATTGGATGTGTCTATACACTGGACAATCGGGTGATGAACAAATACATTAGAAAAGTTAGTATAGCACCTATTGTGCAGAAGAAGGTGAATTATCACCACGAGTTATTTAGGAATCAATGGATTAAGGTTGTAGAAGTTCTAACAGGGAGATTATCTTATACAGAGGACAGTTCAATAGCTAAATATAAAAACTCAGAAAACTTTAtgtgaaaaaattgaaaaagatttggatgtAAGTGGTCTAATTACAAACATGATTAAATTCAagttaccaaaaaaaaaaaaaacatgattAAATTCAAATCCACTTGGTGTAACCCCACACACAGAACTTATCttctaagaaaaaataatacCATGGAACTTATAAGATAAACCATGTTTGGGACATTTTGCTGCAGTTTACAGACAAATTTCGTCTCAAGACTTGAATTGCCATATGAACATTATAACAAAGTTCCATTTGTAATAAGAAAGCAGCTGGTACTGTGCTTAAAAGTAGAATAGAAAATTAACGAGGAAAACTCTTACTATATAAAAATACTGCTCAGGACATTCTAGAGTAGATACTGGAAATTGAAAGGAACTGATAATAGAGAAATGCAGAAATAAAGTTGAAATTTAGTGCTGTTAGACAAGCTATCCTCCCAGGCCTAATCCCCAATTCTTTCCTAAATTCCACTCTCCCCCCTTTACTACACTCATCCTTCCCTTCATTCATTTTGTCTCCATGACAAGGTTTACCCCTAATTGGTAATTGCAGCATCATTTTTCACTCTCCATTGTCCTGCTAATAAACTATCATGCTCATTTCCGACCCCAGATGCTTACCCACTTGGCCGAATTCCTTCGAAGTTCGAACCCTTCTCTATTCTTTTATAACTCCTCTTATACATGTGGGTTAAAGGCCCATCCTAATTCGTGTGGAGCGTGAAAAAGGAATGAAAGTGAagatataattttgaataatacAACAGTTTACACATGGCTTTCAAGTGTGCTTGACTTACCACGAAGGCTGAACGGATTAGCTCCTCAACGTAATCAACAGTTGCACCTTTGACAAAATCGTATGAGATATTGTCAACAACCAGTTTAATCCCTTCTTTCTCAAAAACTCTGTAAATACAGCAAGAAAGCCAGTTGTAAAAGAACCCAGGACAAAATAGCTAGCATATCTCACAGGTGAAACTTGTGACTGGTAAAAGGGGAATACTTGTCATCTGAGTTGATTCTGTCATCCAGATTAAAAACGTACTGAAATCCAGAACATCCACCGGTTTCTACACTCAGACGAAGCAGTTTTCCATCAGATGATGACTCAGTTGCTTCTAGTTCTTTCATTCTCTGTTCCATATTCAAAAGTTGCAGAAAGGGGTTATTATTCACCACTTTAATCATACATTGCTCCTGACGATATCCAATGTAAGCAAAAGCAAAGAGGAACCAAATAGAATGAACAATTAATGAACTGAAGAAAGAACACTCAATGCAACATAATGGGCCACTCTAGCAAGATTTTGGGATGCAAAAAATGCAAacttttagaaaaagaaaaaatttgtgaacagcatcaaaatttttagaaaagaGAAGGAGCCTCCCCCTAATTTGGAGAAGTAACAGTGCTTCAGTTTATTCCAAATGGCATAAATTTAGAAGTTGAGTTAGTTATTATGGTAGTTGATACATGAAATTGCAGAACAATCCAGAATTCTTGATTACACTAACTAACCAATAAATAGGAAGCACATAGCAAGGTAAAATTGAAACAAAGTCGCATCTTCAACATACTAAGATGTGATTATGCACATCAATTGCATAGATAAGAGCGTTGGGTAGAATCATTGTTTTCCTTTATATGTTGAGAGAAATATAGCTGAATTCCTaactttatttatctatttgaaaaataaaaggaaaggAGGAATTATTAGTAAGAAGCTGGAAATGTTAGAAAGtaacgagagagagagagaatactCGGACGCAGCTTTCGGTCATGTGAACGGGCTCAGGAGAATAAGAGGAAGTCGGAGTTGAACGGTGAAGAATGGAAGccgaagaagaagacgaagaagcAGGAACGGAGTTGATGAACCTCTCGTTCTGTCGGAATCGCGCCGCCAGGTACGGTGCCAGCCGCCGAATCAGTGGTGTCGACATcgctctctctatctctctctatAAAACCATCGGGGAAGATATCTCCGCTTCGCTAATCGCTcgctctctttctctctctctccctctaaTTCTGCAGTTGCGTTTTTGAAACACAGAACAGAACATTTCCCTTTAGGTCCCCACCCCGCACTCAACCAATTCACGATCCAGATTCAGCCACGTCAACTAATTTATAATCCAACTGTCTGTAACTCATCCACCCTTCCATCCATCAtgttttcaattaaaaaaaaaaaaaaaactaaaatcaGAGAGACGATGCATCAAACCTCCCTCAGACCTCACCTCAATGCCtcactcttcttcttcttcctcaaccCTCAATCCTCTGACCTCACCCTCTTCTCCACTGTCTCACGCTCACTGCCCAGACTCATCCCCTAGCCACGCACGATTCGCAGGCGTCACCTCCTCCTTGCTGCTTCGCCGGTTCGTCCTCGCCCATCTCCACCAGTCCTCCTCCATCCGCGAATCGCCGGCGTGACCAGAAGCTCCGGGCTTCTCCTCCTCTGCAGTCTGCTCCGCGCCTCTATTGCTCCTCGGTGAgcttctttattttaatttttcaatcttCAATTTTTGATAGACTAACGAGAAATGGTTAAGgccatcaaaatttattattttttgcaaTCACTTTTAGCCATCAACTCAATTCTTTTTAGTTTAGTAATACAGCAATATAGTTTAACCCACACATTGATGGCTAACTAACTGATGGCCGAAAACCATAAAGTTTGATGGTCCTCTAGCATTCCTCTGGATTAATtgtcaaatttttttctttgcattTCATTGTTCCCCCGAATCACCCCTATCTCTTCTCGTTTGCTATTTCTCTGTTTTGATGGCCGTTTCTTTTTTACTTAGTGTTGAATTCCCgaagaaagaaaaatttaaataccCTTAGAACTTGCAACCAGTAATGCAGATTCTATCTAATCCTTTTCAATATGTTTCGACTCCGCCCCTCCCCTCGCCCAATTATGAACCCTATGTTGGTTAGTGGTTGTTATGTTAGAGACGGTTAAGTAAATTTTAGTGAATCATGCGAGTTAGGGAGTAAAGTATTCCATTTCTGTAATTGTTATGACATAAGAATAATTTGAACTTTTTTAGTTGTGGCTGAATTAACATAATGTAAAGTGCTTTgggaaaaaatttttttaattttaattatgaacAATTATTTACTAGGTTTTGAAGGCATTTGATTATTAAAACATGTTTGATACTTTCAGAATCATcacaatttttttatcataatgATTTCGAAACTCGTGTACAAATATAAAGAAGGCTCTatagaaataaaaagaataaaaaacagcaacaAGAATTATATAATGTGAAGTCTTTCCCATGATCGTCATTTACAAAAGAAAATTCTATAATGTAGGAAGTCAGAAGCATACTACTTTAAGCATGGTAATTGTATATTTGTGGGTTGTTCTTATCACTCTAGATACTCCCTATCTATCCGGCTTTCTACtattttctttatgtttgtgGGTTTCATTGGGAAATTTGAGTTGTTTCAAAAAAAGATTGTAACCAGACATGAGTTAAATTTGTTATTCTATTGGACTTTGATATTCATATACGTGTGTATATTCATATACTTCGTTATTCTATTGGACTTTGTTACTTTATTAGTTCTTCATTTAATGTCCTTTATTTTTGGCAGCCTAGCTACATACTCTTTCTCAAATATATAACATTATAATTCAGGTTTCAATCTTGACCTTCAAACTATTAATGATGATGGAGAGTTGGAAAGTGACTAAAACTAATGGATTGAAGGCTCATTTATATCTGATGTGATTTATTTATGATTTGTTGTAATGTTGCAACCTTTTTACtattgtgttaaatttgtttggtGACTAAACattagtttttttcttttttattttatgttatttgaCATTGTATAAATCTTTTgtttttagtttagtttatgTTTGGATGTGATCttgattatataaattttgaaatttaattttgtttgctGGATTTTAATGATTATAAGGGCGGATCAGGATTCAGTTTTCTACTACCTACAGGTAGGGGCAGGGCAGTTTCTATACAAGTTAAAAaaagggcagggcagggttgGGTAGGGCGAAAAGCCACCCCATTGCCACCCCTAGTTCTGTCTCCAgatcctcttttttttcttcagtcTAACTGCAGGATGCGAAATAATATCAAATAGTAAATAAGAACCTCAAAATCTCCGAAGCTTGTTTTCCCGCTCCTTTTTGCTACATTTTCTGTTGAGGCTTTAATCTGTTTTTTCATCATGAATTGTCATCCACCACCCTCTCAATTTCATACAATTCGAGTTAGCATGATGATGAAGATGCTATTGATCTGTTATTTTTGTTTCCTCTCGA includes:
- the LOC130933110 gene encoding iron-sulfur assembly protein IscA-like 2, mitochondrial; translated protein: MSTPLIRRLAPYLAARFRQNERFINSVPASSSSSSASILHRSTPTSSYSPEPVHMTESCVRRMKELEATESSSDGKLLRLSVETGGCSGFQYVFNLDDRINSDDKVFEKEGIKLVVDNISYDFVKGATVDYVEELIRSAFVVTENPSAVGGCSCKASFMVKQ
- the LOC130932836 gene encoding cytochrome b-c1 complex subunit 9, mitochondrial, yielding MESASRRSGGGIFEALYKVLMRRNSVYVTFVIAGAFVGERAVDYGVHKLWEHNNVGKRYEDISVLGQRQSEE